In Oncorhynchus mykiss isolate Arlee chromosome 32, USDA_OmykA_1.1, whole genome shotgun sequence, the DNA window TATGTTTTCTACCTGAAATATGCAATCTGCAACAAAAACAAGACCGCTGGCGCATTCAAGATGAGATGGGATTGTGTGCTAGCTAAATTAGAATGTTGGTGTGACTAAAACCAGTGCGGCAAGCTTTTTCCTGCATGAATGCTTTCGGCCATCAGCGCAGGGGTGGCAGGAAGAGACCAAGCGGAGTTGACAGTAAAATCTCACACATTCATACACAGTTGGAGTTGtatgtttacatagctttgtgttAGCGATGTTGTGTTATTCATTTGTACAGATGGGCTCGGTAGTGGTATGGCAAGGTATGAGGTTACATTATGTGTGAGGAAAACAAGGGagtcagtctggtctggtttgatCCAGCTGACTGGATCCTATATGATATTATTGGTATCTCAGTTTTGTGTTAACAGCCTCACTGGACAGTGACTTGAAAGAGAAGTGTCATCACATCATAACCAAGTTAAAGTAGGCAACAACTTAATAACTCAATCATTCACCACATCTCAGGAACTAATGCATGTTTTGGGGAAAACAATGTAGAAGCCTCCGTGCCTGTGATTGTACCAGTCCAATGTTCACTGTATTCCATGTTGTTTTTGTCTATTgttattctttctttctttaaaaaaaaaatccagtttCTTTCCCGAAGCCTACTATCCCTCCATGTTGAATTCAGCACAATAACAAGTGTTTAGCAACAACATAGGAGGGCCCTTACCTCCCTAAGAACAAGCTTACAGCGTTGCGTCATCATTACATCGATTTAGCCGTGTCTTTGTGTGGGTTTGTTTTGGTATATAACCAGACTTCTTTTTTTAAGAATGAGAgcgggagaagaagagaggccaAGGCTGAATGGTGCTATCGTACCCAGACCCCACTGTTACAACAGCAGTAGAACCCGGTCTGCTTATCACTCTGTTGCACACTGCTGTGAATAGGCAGCTATACAGAAGTTTACAGGGCTGGCTGCTGACTCCTCTTACACTGTGATAAGAGctagagctctgtgtgtgtgtgtgtgtgtacagtgtgtgtgtgtgtgtgtgtgtacagtgtctgtgtgtgtacagtgtctgTGTACAGTGTACAGTGCACCCTGATTGGAGTTATGAAGCCCCATTTCGGGGCGgaaggtagcttagtggttagagtgttggactagtaaccgaaaggttgcaagattgaatccctgagctgacaaggtaaaaatctgtctttctgcacctgaacatggcactgttcctaggccgtcattgaaaataaaaatgtgttcttaactgacttgcctggttaaataaatataataataataattaaagtcGCTGACTGAGTCACTGGGTTAAAAGTCAGACTTCGTCACGCACTGTCTGGGAACAGCTGTAACTTTTTAACTCTGCTTGTGTTCCTCATTCTATTCCTGGCATCAATGACCGTAGTGAACTAGAAAGCGGAACAGAGTACTACTTTGAGGTATATGGCTTTGGTAAGCTGGAGGTCAGCTGTCAGTCGtaatgtgtgttggtgtgagagagaaagtgagctTCTATTGTCAATGAGTGAACAACCATCAATTTTCAGGTGCTCTAGGcctgttgcccccccccccccccccccccacacacacacacacacacacagcttctctGTGTGTAACCCAACCTCTGACTTCCACCTGCTCCCCCAATCATGACCTGTTTGGTTCCAGGCCCTGTGCATCACCCCTCTCCAATCATTACATGTTTGGTTCCAGGCCCTGTGCATCACCCCTCTCCAATCATGACCTGTTTGGTTCCAGGCCCTGTGCATCACCCCTCTCCAATCATGACCTGTTTGGTTCCAGGCCCTGTGCACCACCCCTCTCCAATCATGACCTGTTTGGTTCCAGGCCCTGTGCACCACTCCTCTCCAATCATTACCTGTTCCAGTTCATGTCTAacattccctcctctctcttccctccaccaGACATGTGTTCTTCATGCAGGTCAAGGAGAACCTCCACAGCGGCCACCTGAGGATGTGTTCGGAGCAGGCTGAGGAGCTGAGTGCCCTGCTGGCCCAAGCTGAGTTCAGAGACTACAACCAGAACACAGCCAAGTACTGGTACTTTGAGCTGTGTGGGAGCGAACCCTGCCCGGCAACAGTCAACAGGTaaggtcgcacacacacacacagctatgtctTACTATGTTTGAGGACTTTTTGGGGCCCAACAGTTGATTCCCATTCAAGATCCTATTTTCACTttttccctaaacctaaccctaagtcAGAAATAGCTGGCAAAAATGGCCACACTTCTGAATTCTAGttagtttactattcttgtgagtACTTTTGGTtctcacaagtatagtaaaatgtgtccacacacacacacacacacacacacctatggtGTGTTTAAACAGGATTGAAGCCATTGTGCTAATTGGATGGAGTTTGCAGGACATGAATACACGGTTGAAATATTGAAAGCAAAGCTACCCTTGACAAGGTCGCTGGCTGGCTTAGAGAACAGATATGTTATTAGAGGCTTATGATATGAAAGTATCAACATCTAGCTGAACCAAGTGACAGATGTGTTGTTAATGATTCATCCTACATCGGTTGGACTTCTAACAATCAGATGCTTCAAAGAGGAAAATTCCCTTTCCTGTCCCAATTCTGAATGTTTGAACATTCATCCCAGAACAGGTCAAACCTTTCATCATTTATTACCATCGGTGTTACCTAGATTTAGCTGTGTTCCTATTCCGAAATAACATATGGTAGCTGTTCAAAACAAATAAACAATTAGGTGTAAAATAGGTTCTAGAATTTGCACCCTAACCCATGAGTTGCTCCGAGCCGTAACACTTCCCTCTACTTAGCCTACCTTCTTGAATAGGAATCAGTCTGTCGCGTGCATCTGACAGAAACATGCAGTGCCATGGGAACCTGATATCAGTTCCACTGACATTGCAGACTGCAGTAGAGTTTGGAAGTCCCCAGAAATTGTTTGCTTTGCAAGTGGAACAAAGTTCAAAACTCATGCCCACGTGTCAGTCGCCATGCGCAAAAGACCGACCAAGAGGAAACTGGAAGAAAAGACACGGTCACGAGGTTCGCTGTACAGAAAGAAAACGTGTTCCCCTCCCATGTTCCTACCATGGAGCCGAGGTTGGTCTGCAATTCGAACAACTGTTTGTCCCACGTGATGTCACCcaacatgagatgagtaatagaTGGAAaggaaatggcaccctatttccccatagactctggtcaaaagtagtgcactagatgggTAATAAGGTGCCATTTTTGGAGCCTACTACACATACTCACAAGGTCCCctctacagagacagacacactcctCTCTTCCCAAAGATTCTACCATGTAGCCACTTGTTTTTCTCTCTCAAGGACCAAACCTGTTCAGGCACGGAACTGAACACCTAACAGGGAATTTCACCAAAGCAAGCAGGGTTATTGAGTTCTAGCCAGGTAACTGTCCTACACATTGTGAAACGACTATAAATCATACAAATGAACACTTGAAAAGGGaatggtacagttgaagttggaagtttacgtacacttatgctggagtcattaaaacttgtttttcaaccactccacacatttcttgttaataaactatagttttggcaagtcggttaggacatctactttgtgcatgacacaagtcatttttccaacaattgtttacagacagattatttcattgtatcacaatttcagtggggcagaaatgtacatacagcttggaaaattccagaaaatgatgtcatggctttagaagctttcccaaaggctaattgacatcatttgagtcaattggaggcgtggatgtatttcaaggcctgccttcaaactcagtgcttctttccttgacatcatggggaaatcagccaaagacctcagaaaataaatggtAGTTATTTATATTTTCTGTGAAACCCAGCCCGGAAGTTGTTTTCCACTCTAACACATAAAgccgtctgtctgcctgtctgcctgtctgtctgtctgcctgtctgcctgtctgtctgcctgcctgtctgtctgcctgcctgtctgtctgcctgtctgcctgtctgcctgtctgtctgtctgtctgtctgcctgtctgtctgcctgtctgtctgcctgtctgtctgtctgcctgccagccagccagctacaacaacaacaacatggttgTGAGAACCAAGCGAGCGATTAGAGCGTAGCCCAGCAGCTCGTTGACTGGTTAAGTCAACAGTTTGAGAAGACTGCCAGTTTGGGTGGAGGCCAAGCTAAACTAGGGACTGTTCATACTAGGTCAGAGGACCGATCTATCGCTGTGTTTACACACACTCTAGGACACACACACTAGAAAACACATGCaagacaagcacacacaaactAGGATCCTCCTGACATCGTAATTGGAGGGAAATGTCAGGCTAATATGGACATGAAGCTGTCCTGTTAATGTATTGTCAATTATAATAGCCCATTTGGTGATTTCCGTCAGCTCTGTTGTTTTGAGTAATTGCCGATAGCATACTTCTATTGCACTATGGGTAATGTTCTGGACATTCTTGCCCCTCATAATCAAGCGTATGTCTTGGGAGGAAGACTTAACCAATGTATGTACTGTGTTTAACTCATTTTGTGATACCATTTACAGAGGCACTCACATACAGATCATTTTACCATAGTAAAGAAATCACGGCAGGAGAATATTATCACTGTTGTGAAAGTTTCCGAACAGCAAAGCTGTCTGTAAGAGGAAATTTATTGGTGATGCATTCCATAGACACAGTTGTTGGGAGTCGACATCAGTACCCCCGTATAGCTGCATGAGAAATGTCCGTATGGAACTGAGGAGGGAGTCGACATCAGTACCCCCGTATAGCTGTATGAGAAATGTCCGTATGGAACTGAGGAGGGAGTCGACATCAGTACCCCCGTATAGCTGTATGAGAAATGTCCGTATGGAACTGAGGAGGGAGTCGACATCAGTACCCCCGTATAGCTGTATGAGAAATGTCCGTATGGAACTGAGGAGGGAGTCGACATCAGTACCCCCGTATAGCTGTATGAGAAATGTCCGTATGGAACTGAGGAGGGAGTCGACATCAGTACCCCCGTATAGCTGTATGAGAAATGTCCGTATGGAACTGAGGAGGGAGTCGACATCAGTACCCCCGTATAGCTGTATGAGAAATGTCCGTATGGAACTGAGGAGGGAGTCGACATCAGTACCCCCGTATAGCTGCATGAGTAATGTCCGTATGGAACTGAGGAGGGAGTCGACATCAGTACCCCCGTATAGCTGCATGAGAAATGTTCGTATGGAACTGAGGAGGGGTCGACATCAGTACCCCCGTATAGCTGCATGAGAAATGTTCGTATGGAACTGAGGAGGGGTCGACATCAGTACCCCCGTATAGCTGCATGAGAAATGTTCGTATGGAACTGAGGAGGGAGTCGACATCAGTACCCCCGTATAGCTGCATGAGAAATGTCCGTATGGAACTGAGGAGGGAGTCGACATCAGTACCCCCGTATAGCTGCATGAGAAATGTTCGTATGGAACTGAGGAGGGAGTCGACATCAGTACCCCCGTATAGCTGCATGAGTAATGTCCGTATGGAACTGAGGAGGGAGTCGACATCAGTACCCCCGTATAGCTGCATGAGAAATGTTCGTATGGAACTGAGGAGGGAGTCGACATCAGTACCCCCGTATAGCTGCATGAGAAATGTCCGTATGGAACTGAGGAGGGAGTCGACATCAGTACCCCCGTATAGCTGAATGAGAAATGTCCGTATGGAACTGAGGAGGGAGTCGACATCAGTACCCCCGTATAGCTGCATGAGAAATGTTCGTATGGAACTGAGGAGGGAGTCGACATCAGTACCCCCGTATAGCTGTATGAGAAATGTCCGTATGGAACTGAGGAGGGAGTCGACATCAGTACCCCCGTATAGCTGTATGAGAAATGTCCGTATGGAACTGAGGAGGGAGTCGACATCAGTACCCCCGTATAGCTGCATGAGAAATGTTCGTATGGAACTGAGGAGGGAGTCGACATCAGTACCCCCGTATAGCTGTATGAGAAATGTCCGTATGGAACTGAGGAGGGAGTCGACATCAGTACCCCCGTATAGCTGCATGAGAAATGTTCGTATGGAACTGAGGAGGGGTCGACATCAGTACCCCCGTATAGCTGCATGAGAAATGTTCGTATGGAACTGAGGAGGGGTCGAAGTTCGTATGGAACTGAGGGGGGGGGGTCGAGGTTCGTATGGAACTGAGGAGGGGTCGAGGTTCGTATGGAACTGAGGAGGGGTCGAGGTTCGTATGGAACTGAGGAGGGGTCGAGGTTCGTATGGAACTGAGGGGGGGGGTCGAGGTTCGTATGGAACTGAGGAGGGGTCGAGGTTCGTATGGAACTGAGGAGGGGTCGAGGTTCGTATGGAACTGAGGAGGGGTCGAGGTTCGTATGGAACTGAGGAGGGGTCGAGGTTCGTATGGAACTGAGGGAGGGGTCGAGGTTCGTATGGAACTGAGGGAGGGGTTGAGGTTCGTATGGAACTGAGGAGGGGTCGAGGTTCGTATGGAACTGAGGAGGGGTCGAGGTTCGTATGGAACTGAGGGGGGGGTCGAGGTTCGTATGGAACTGAGGAGGGGTCGAGGTTCGTATGGAACTGAGGGGGGGGTCGAGGTTCGTATGGAACTGAGGGGGGGGTCGAGGTTCGTATGGAACTGAGGGGGGGGTCGAGGTTCGTATGGAACTGAGGGGGGGGTCGACATCAGTACCCCCGTATAGCTGCATGAGTAATGTCCGTATGGAACTGAGGAGGGAGTCGACATCAGTACCCCCGTATAGCTGTATGAGAAATGTCCGTATAGAACTGAGGAGGGAGTCGACATCAGTACCCCCGTATAGCTGTATGAGAAATGTCCGTATGGAACTGAGGAGGGAGTCGACATCAGTACCCCCGTATAGCTGCATGAGAAATGTCCGTATGGAACTGAGGAGGGGGTCGAGGTTCGTATGGAACTGAGGGGGGGTCGAGGTTCGTATGGAACTGAGGGGGGGGTCGAGGTTCGTATGgaactgaggggggggggggggggggtcgaggtTCGTATGGAACTGAGGAGGGGTCGAGGTTCAGTCCAGGAGTAATGCTAGGGCAATAATAGCTCAGTTCATACACTTGAATTCACACTGCACACATAGTGATGAGAGGATTGCtagcaggagaggacagagactCACATTGCATTATAGGGATTGATTCCCTTATTATTTTTGCTCAGATAAGGGGATGATGGGATTATATTATAAAATCTGCTCTCTGGGtgacagactgacagctcaggaaggacccttcctccctctctataaTCTCAATCCCCATCACATGAGGTAGGGGATTGAGTTGTGCTACATAGTCTGTAGCACTATGGAAAtatgagttccctccctcccagggTAATATGATTCAGAAAGATATGATGGAATTCTTATGAAGATATTTTCCCTTCAGTCTGCTGTCTGTAGTATCTTGGACCTTGGTGCTGTCTGTAGTATCTGGGACCTTGGTGCTGTCTGTAGTATCTGGGACCTTGGTGCTGTCTGTAGTATCTGGGACCTTGGTGCTGTCTGTAGTATCTGGGACCTTGGTGCTGTCTGTAGTATCTGGGACCTTGGTGCTGTCTGTAGTATCTGGGACCTTGGTGCTGTCTGTAGTATCTGGGACCTTGGTGCTGTCTGTAGTATCTGGGACCTTGGTGCTGTCTGTAGTATCTGGGACCTTGGTGCTGTCTGTAGTATCTGGGACCTTGGTGCTGTCTGTAGTATCTGGGACCTTGGTGCTGTCTGTAGTATCTGGGACCTTGGTGCTGTCTGTAGTAACTGGGACCTTGGTGCTGTCTGTAGTAACTGGGACCTTGGTGCTGTCTAGTATCTGGGACCTTGGTGCTGTCTGTAGTATCTGGGACCTTGGTGCTGTCTGTAGTATCTGGGACCTTGGTGCTGTCTGTAGTATCTGGGACCTTGGTGCTTGCCTTGTGGTGCAGCTGACATACTGACTGTGGCCATTGAGTGATTCATGTAGCAGTGCCTCATCCTGGCTGCTGGACTCACTGTATGTCTGGTGTTAGAACCCTTCATGTCTTCTAGATGGCCATCGGTAGGGATGTTCATGACTTCATTACCAGCAGTCTGTCACGTTTCTCAGTTGTGTGAAGATGTTTCTCTACTGTTTTCTCACAGCCCTCCCAGGAAATGAATGCAGAACATGAACTATTTCAAGCACAGTAGCTCTTTGTGTGAACCCTTTGAAGCAATGAGGCTCTGCATGTGAATCAGTAGTAACActgccatctccctctcctctctctcgccacAGTATCATCTCTAAGCACAAGGCGTTGGAGGGTCAGAGCCCGGGGTCGGTGGAGTACCAGGCCCTGCAGCTGGTGTCCAGTCTGGAGCACTACGGGGTGGAGTGGCACTGGGCCAGGGACGCAGAGGGACAGAGGCTGGCCATAGGGGTTGGCCCTGAAGGTATCGCTGTCTGTAAAGAGGACTTCAGCCTGGTCAACAGGTAAAGGAGGATCTTAACCATACTTAACCAACTACTCCATATCTTGTACATATCTTCCAAAACAACGTCACCAGAGAGCTTGGCATGTGGGTCTCATAGTGCACAATACACAATCTACTGTACGTAGTTCAGATTGCCTCCTAGAAATACTGTACCTTTACTGTACCGTCCACATCTATGAAGGGTAAAGTCCATCTGACCCGCTAACTTTACCTTCTAGGAAATCTGAGATTGTCATCAAACTTGaattatatatttgttttattgttgtgcgatagtctctctgtctctgtctctctgtctctgtctgtgtgggtgtaatATTACAGGATTTCAGTTGAAAGAATACCGTTTCTAAGTTCAGCTTTTCTTTATCCATTCTAGGATCAGCTATCCCATAATACAAACAGCCACCCAGTCAGGGAAGAGTGTTTACCTGACGGTGACCAAGGATACCAGCGACAGTGTGGTTCTGCTATTCAAGCTGATCAGCAACCGGGCAGCAAGCGGACTGTACCGGGCCATCACTGAGACACACGCCTTCTACAGGCGAGTGGAGAGGGTTACCTTGTGGGAAGCCAGAACACAAATACATGCAGTCCAATTCTACACtctgcacatacagtgccttgcgaaagtattcggcccccttgaactttgcgaccttttgccacatttcaggtttcaaacataaagatataaaactgtatttttttgtgaagaatcaacaacaagtgggacacaatcatgaagtggaacgacatttattggatatttcaaacttttttaacaaatcaaaaactgaaaaattactCACTTGACTCTACATCCTTCTGAATACACGAAGAGTCCCTGAACCAGTCTGGCGTGACTTTATACTGCCTAGGGGCTGGTCAACCAGCCAACCGTTACACTCCCCCCATTTTAGTCCAGTTAGataacgttctctctctctcatcacttaAACCTTGGTGTTTCTGAAGACTCTGCTCCCTGAATATGCATCCTGATCTGTAGTTGTACACATTCACTGAGACTGTGCTTTGGTCCTTAGTGTCGTCAACAAACTGCCTCCCCCATgtgagtggttagagcgttggactagtaaccggaaggttgcaagtttgaatctgtccttctgcccctgaacaagacagttcaCCCATTGTTCCGTCGTTgacaataagaatgtgttcttaactgacttgcctagttaaataaaggtcctgatcttgaggaagccataggcaGTACAGGAAATGAAGAGCCTGTCTTAGTGTTGATATTTAATGAAACTAAAAGTGCTTCTTCCTGGAAAAATGGATGTCAGCTGTTTTCAATTGTGCAATAGCAAAGCTTGGCTTACAATAGTCACAAAGGTACAAGGATGACCTCTCTATTATGTGTGGGGGGTTTTCACCACGTATTCCTCAGCTTGTCCAGATGTGCCTGTTCTGTAGGACCTGTAgcagtgtctgtcagtgtagaggACTTCTAGAGTCCTATACTGCTGTTGAACATGATCAACCCCCTTTTTATAGGGTTTTGACTAGATGGTATACAGATTGGACTTTTTCTAGTAGATTAAGAGAATTTACAGGACATAGCATGTTAGGAAAACGGTTAGCCAGAATGCTAAAATTCTCCCAGACTCAAACATGCAACATTTTTACCTTAGCTGTACACCATTTAGCCACAACCCTTATATAGGTTCAGAGCCAAAAGAGATGTGGACAATGGAGAAATCAATTGATTTGAAAATGGTGTCTAACATTCAGTTGACAGATGAACACAGAATGAGATTGATACTTCCTGGTTAataatgtctccctctctccttcaggtgTGACACGGTAACCAGCGCGGTGATGATGCAGTACAGCCGTGACTTCAAGGGTCACCTGGCGTCTCTCTTCCTCAATGAGAACATCAACCTGGGCAAGAAGTACGTCTTCGACATCCGACGCACCTCCAAGGAGGTCTACGACTACGCACGCCGGACGCTCTACAACGCCGGAATCATGGCGGCGGTTGGCGAGAGGACGCCATCGGGGCTCAGTCCACTGCGTGGCCAGGAGGAGGGGCTGGGAGAGGACTGTGGGAGCTGTCAGCAGAGCAGGGCGCTGCTGGAGAGACTAGATAAACTCAGAGAAGCTCTGCTGTGTATGTTGTGCTGTGTGGAGGAGATCGACTCAGCCTTCTGCCCCTGTGGACACATGGTGTGCTGCCAGACCTGCGCCAACCAACTACAGGTGAAGAGACCCAGATAGAAGGGATTACTTGTGATTGGTTGAAAATGATCTCAACACACATGTTATTTCCTGCATGGTGGTCTTGGCTACATTGAGAAGCTACTACCAGTCAATGATAGAGGAGGAGTCCAGAAAACACTTTCATCTCTGCACATTCATTTAGTTGTTGATGGTTTTTTGGTTAAGTCAACCATTGGTCAAGACATTTGGATGCCACCACTGCCGTCAACCCCCAGAACACTCGGCTGTCTCATTAGGTTTAAATGTCTTCCCTTTCTCATCTTTCTTGAGGCCGTATTTCAGCTAGGTCTTAATACAGTACAGCAGTAGGACAGAAACCCATCCGGTCCTTTGTGCCATTGTAGGAAAGAACACTTGGGAAGGAAGGAAGCTGTTGAGTAGTATTGGAACCTAGCCACAGTTTGTGTTAGTGGTTGTTGTCCACACTCTGTGGTTCTAGCTGTGTAATACCATGAGTGGCAGAGCGCTCTGATTCCAGGAGAATACTTGACTTTTCTCCTGAGTCACTCATCACTTTTAAGGCTTTTTAAAAAAAACGATCCAGTGTTTTGCTCATGCATGACTTCAGCTAACCTGAT includes these proteins:
- the LOC110487935 gene encoding E3 ubiquitin-protein ligase MYLIP-A, which translates into the protein MLCHVTRPDSVVMEVEVDTKANGEDCLNKVCRKLGILEVDYFGLQFSGNKGENLWLNLRNRICQQVDNLTPCRLRLRVKFFVEPHLILQEQTRHVFFMQVKENLHSGHLRMCSEQAEELSALLAQAEFRDYNQNTAKYWYFELCGSEPCPATVNSIISKHKALEGQSPGSVEYQALQLVSSLEHYGVEWHWARDAEGQRLAIGVGPEGIAVCKEDFSLVNRISYPIIQTATQSGKSVYLTVTKDTSDSVVLLFKLISNRAASGLYRAITETHAFYRCDTVTSAVMMQYSRDFKGHLASLFLNENINLGKKYVFDIRRTSKEVYDYARRTLYNAGIMAAVGERTPSGLSPLRGQEEGLGEDCGSCQQSRALLERLDKLREALLCMLCCVEEIDSAFCPCGHMVCCQTCANQLQSCPVCRSEVEHVQHVYLPTCTSLLNFTTTSHHGDDSPGPIHRAMCGLGHTCHTKDYCNTNTRHDSNNIYHTET